A portion of the Sus scrofa isolate TJ Tabasco breed Duroc chromosome 5, Sscrofa11.1, whole genome shotgun sequence genome contains these proteins:
- the GPR84 gene encoding G-protein coupled receptor 84 isoform X1, producing the protein MWNTSDANFSCYHESVIGYRYVAVIWGVVVAVTGTVGNVLTLLALAIQPKLRTRFNLLIANLTVADLLYCTLLQPFSVDTYLHLHWRTGATFCRVFGLLLFASNSVSILTLCLIALGRYLLIAHPKLFPQVFSAKGIVLALVSTWVVGVGSFAPLWQIYILVPVVCTCSFDRIRGRPYTTILMGIYFVVGLSSVGIFYCLIHRQVKQAAQALDQYKLRQASIRSNHVAGTDEAMPGRFQELDSGLASGGPSEKISSEPVSTATTHTLEGDSSEVGDQSNSKAAKQMVETSPPGVTAKTRPTKVAQKTQNSPSEFGKVTRMCFAVFLCFALSYIPFLLLNILDAKVRAPRVVHMLAANLTWLNGCINPVLYAAMNRQFRQAYSSLLKRGPQSFRRFY; encoded by the coding sequence ATGTGGAACACCTCTGATGCCAACTTCTCCTGCTACCATGAGTCTGTGATAGGCTATCGTTATGTAGCAGTTAtctggggggtggtggtggctgtgaCGGGCACCGTGGGCAACGTGCTCACCCTGCTGGCCTTGGCCATCCAGCCCAAGCTCCGTACCCGCTTCAACCTGCTCATCGCCAACCTCACAGTGGCCGATCTGCTCTACTGCACCCTTCTCCAGCCCTTCTCTGTCGACACCTACCTCCACCTGCACTGGCGCACGGGTGCCACCTTCTGCAGGGTCTTTGGACTCCTCCTTTTTGCGTCCAACTCTGTCTCCATCCTCACCCTCTGCCTCATCGCCCTGGGACGCTACCTCCTCATTGCCCACCCAAAGCTCTTTCCCCAAGTTTTCAGTGCCAAGGGCATAGTGCTGGCCCTGGTGAGCACCTGGGTGGTGGGTGTGGGCAGCTTTGCTCCCCTCTGGCAGATCTATATCTTGGTGCCTGTagtctgcacctgcagctttgACCGCATTCGAGGTCGACCCTACACCACCATCCTCATGGGCATCTACTTTGTGGTTGGGCTCAGCAGTGTCGGCATCTTCTACTGCCTCATCCACCGCCAGGTAAAGCAGGCAGCGCAGGCTCTGGATCAGTACAAGCTGCGCCAAGCAAGCATCCGCTCCAACCATGTGGCCGGGACAGATGAAGCCATGCCTGGTCGTTTTCAGGAGTTGGACAGCGGGCTGGCATCGGGAGGGCCCAGCGAGAAGATTTCATCTGAGCCAGTCAGTACTGCCACCACCCACACCCTGGAAGGGGACTCATCAGAAGTGGGGGACCAGAGCAACAGCAAGGCAGCTAAGCAGATGGTAGAGACAAGCCCTCCAGGAGTGACTGCCAAAACCAGGCCAACTAAAGTAGCCCAGAAAACTCAGAATTCTCCATCAGAGTTTGGGAAGGTGACTCGGATGTGTTTTGCTGTGTTCCTCTGTTTTGCCCTGAGCTACATCCCCTTCCTGCTGCTCAACATCCTGGATGCCAAGGTCCGGGCTCCCCGGGTTGTCCACATGCTTGCTGCCAACCTCACCTGGCTCAATGGTTGCATCAACCCTGTGCTCTATGCAGCCATGAACCGCCAGTTCCGCCAAGCCTACAGCTCCCTCCTAAAACGAGGGCCCCAGAGTTTCCGTAGGTTCTATTAG
- the GPR84 gene encoding G-protein coupled receptor 84 (The RefSeq protein has 1 substitution compared to this genomic sequence), which produces MWNTSDANFSCYHESVIGYRYVAVIWGVVVAVTGTVGNVLTLLALAIQPRLRTRFNLLIANLTVADLLYCTLLQPFSVDTYLHLHWRTGATFCRVFGLLLFASNSVSILTLCLIALGRYLLIAHPKLFPQVFSAKGIVLALVSTWVVGVGSFAPLWQIYILVPVVCTCSFDRIRGRPYTTILMGIYFVVGLSSVGIFYCLIHRQVKQAAQALDQYKLRQASIRSNHVAGTDEAMPGRFQELDSGLASGGPSEKISSEPVSTATTHTLEGDSSEVGDQSNSKAAKQMVETSPPGVTAKTRPTKVAQKTQNSPSEFGKVTRMCFAVFLCFALSYIPFLLLNILDAKVRAPRVVHMLAANLTWLNGCINPVLYAAMNRQFRQAYSSLLKRGPQSFRRFY; this is translated from the coding sequence ATGTGGAACACCTCTGATGCCAACTTCTCCTGCTACCATGAGTCTGTGATAGGCTATCGTTATGTAGCAGTTAtctggggggtggtggtggctgtgaCGGGCACCGTGGGCAACGTGCTCACCCTGCTGGCCTTGGCCATCCAGCCCAAGCTCCGTACCCGCTTCAACCTGCTCATCGCCAACCTCACAGTGGCCGATCTGCTCTACTGCACCCTTCTCCAGCCCTTCTCTGTCGACACCTACCTCCACCTGCACTGGCGCACGGGTGCCACCTTCTGCAGGGTCTTTGGACTCCTCCTTTTTGCGTCCAACTCTGTCTCCATCCTCACCCTCTGCCTCATCGCCCTGGGACGCTACCTCCTCATTGCCCACCCAAAGCTCTTTCCCCAAGTTTTCAGTGCCAAGGGCATAGTGCTGGCCCTGGTGAGCACCTGGGTGGTGGGTGTGGGCAGCTTTGCTCCCCTCTGGCAGATCTATATCTTGGTGCCTGTagtctgcacctgcagctttgACCGCATTCGAGGTCGACCCTACACCACCATCCTCATGGGCATCTACTTTGTGGTTGGGCTCAGCAGTGTCGGCATCTTCTACTGCCTCATCCACCGCCAGGTAAAGCAGGCAGCGCAGGCTCTGGATCAGTACAAGCTGCGCCAAGCAAGCATCCGCTCCAACCATGTGGCCGGGACAGATGAAGCCATGCCTGGTCGTTTTCAGGAGTTGGACAGCGGGCTGGCATCGGGAGGGCCCAGCGAGAAGATTTCATCTGAGCCAGTCAGTACTGCCACCACCCACACCCTGGAAGGGGACTCATCAGAAGTGGGGGACCAGAGCAACAGCAAGGCAGCTAAGCAGATGGTAGAGACAAGCCCTCCAGGAGTGACTGCCAAAACCAGGCCAACTAAAGTAGCCCAGAAAACTCAGAATTCTCCATCAGAGTTTGGGAAGGTGACTCGGATGTGTTTTGCTGTGTTCCTCTGTTTTGCCCTGAGCTACATCCCCTTCCTGCTGCTCAACATCCTGGATGCCAAGGTCCGGGCTCCCCGGGTTGTCCACATGCTTGCTGCCAACCTCACCTGGCTCAATGGTTGCATCAACCCTGTGCTCTATGCAGCCATGAACCGCCAGTTCCGCCAAGCCTACAGCTCCCTCCTAAAACGAGGGCCCCAGAGTTTCCGTAGGTTCTATTAG